A stretch of the Malus domestica chromosome 08, GDT2T_hap1 genome encodes the following:
- the LOC103441575 gene encoding V-type proton ATPase 16 kDa proteolipid subunit: MASSTFSGDETAPFFGFLGAAAALVFSCMGAAYGTAKSGVGVASMGVMRPELVMKSIVPVVMAGVLGIYGLIIAVIISTGINPKAKSYYLFDGYAHLSSGLACGLAGLSAGMAIGIVGDAGVRANAQQPKLFVGMILILIFAEALALYGLIVGIILSSRSGQSRAD; the protein is encoded by the exons ATGGCTTCTTCTACCTTCAGCGGCGACGAAACCGCTCCCTTCTTCGGCTTCCTCGGCGCCGCCGCAGCCCTCGTCTTCTCCT GCATGGGCGCCGCCTATGGGACGGCCAAGAGCGGTGTGGGCGTGGCCTCCATGGGAGTGATGCGGCCGGAGCTCGTGATGAAATCGATCGTTCCGGTGGTTATGGCGGGAGTGCTCGGGATCTATGGGCTTATTATAGCTGTTATTATTAGTACCGGGATTAACCCGAAGGCCAAATCTTATTATCTGTTTGATGGGTATGCTCACTTGTCATCTGGCCTTGCTTGCGGTCTGGCCGGACTCTCCGCCGGAATGGCGATTGGGATTGTCGGTGACGCCGGTGTCCG AGCTAATGCACAGCAGCCCAAGCTCTTTGTTGGTATGATTCTTATCCTCATCTTTGCTGAAGCTCTTGCCTTGTATGGTCTCATCGTGGGGATCATCCTCTCATCCCGATCAGGGCAATCTCGTGCAGATTAA
- the LOC103441574 gene encoding BTB/POZ domain-containing protein At1g21780 yields MADSKVETISRLAQWRIENFGPCSYKKSDPFRLGIWNWHFSIEKNRYLYIRLFPEPSRVSKEQPPLARFVLRVSSPGPGPGRKPYISPVHERLLRTSEDFVWPVDSTFLGRFIIDVEFLDLKICHSNGGEASPVWPADGLMQSVSTQSTLRCLSRMLDEGIHADVTINTADGSLRAHKAILSATSPVFQSMFSHDLKEKESSIIHIVDMSLESCMALLSYLYGTIKQEDFWKHRLALLGAANKYDIADLKDACEESLLEDINSTNVLERLQDAWLYQLNKLKKGCLMYLFDFGKIYDVREEVSNFFRHADRELMTEMFQEVLTVWKPV; encoded by the exons ATGGCCGATTCCAAAGTGGAGACAATCTCCCGATTAGCCCAATGGAGGATCGAGAACTTCGGACCTTGCTCTTACAAAAAGTCCGACCCTTTCCGGCTCGGAATCTGGAATTG GCATTTTTCGATAGAGAAGAATCGGTACCTCTACATTCGTCTGTTTCCAGAGCCGTCGCGGGTGTCGAAAGAACAGCCTCCCCTTGCTCGCTTTGTTCTCAGAGTCTCTAGCCCCGGCCCCGGCCCCGGCCGTAAGCCTTACATCTCTCCTG TTCATGAAAGACTGCTTCGTACAAGTGAAGACTTTGTCTGGCCTGTTGATTCCACCTTCCTTGGTCGCTTCATCATTGATGTTGAGTTTCTCGACTTGAAGATATGCCATTCAAAT GGCGGGGAAGCTAGTCCTGTATGGCCTGCTGATGGATTGATGCAATCTGTGTCAACCCAAAGCACTCTCCGGTGCCTCTCTCGCATGCTTGATGAGGGCATCCATGCTGATGTTACTATCAACACTGCTGATGGCAGTTTAAGAGCTCACAAAGCAATTCTTTCTGCAACTTCTCCCGTGTTCCAAAGCATGTTCAGTCACGACCTTAAGGAAAAAGAGTCCTCCATAATCCACATAGTAGACATGTCCCTGGAATCTTGCATGGCACTTCTAAGTTACCTCTATGGAACCATTAAACAAGAAGATTTCTGGAAGCACCGGTTGGCACTTCTAGGGGCAGCAAACAAGTACGACATTGCAGACTTAAAAGATGCTTGTGAGGAAAGCCTTTTGGAAGATATTAACTCAACGAATGTCCTTGAGAGGCTGCAAGACGCCTGGTTGTACCAGCTGAATAAGCTTAAGAAAGGATGCTTGATGTACTTGTTTGATTTTGGAAAAATATATGACGTGAGAGAAGAAGTAAGTAACTTTTTCAGGCATGCAGACCGAGAATTGATGACGGAAATGTTTCAGGAGGTGCTTACTGTTTGGAAGCCTGTGTAG